The following are from one region of the Ignavibacteriota bacterium genome:
- the efp gene encoding elongation factor P: MAIQANNIRKGMVILFEGSPCKVMEFHHHTPGNLRAMVQTRLRDLISGNSFEHRFRSIDSLEIVILEQHKVEYLYSDDSHHHFMNTENYEQIALNKDDVGDADRWFVPGLKIEVELYNGSPIGVELPSSMVLEVVETEPQLKGATASNLNKPAKLENGVTIQVPPFIAIGERIRVNPNESRYIERAK, from the coding sequence ATGGCAATTCAAGCTAATAATATTAGAAAAGGAATGGTAATTTTATTTGAGGGTTCTCCTTGTAAAGTGATGGAGTTTCATCATCATACACCCGGTAATTTGAGAGCAATGGTGCAAACACGTTTAAGAGATCTTATCAGCGGAAATTCATTCGAACATCGTTTTCGTTCAATCGATTCGCTTGAAATTGTAATTCTCGAACAACATAAAGTGGAATATCTTTATTCGGATGACTCCCATCATCATTTTATGAATACTGAAAATTATGAACAAATTGCTTTAAACAAAGATGATGTCGGTGATGCTGATAGATGGTTTGTACCTGGCTTAAAGATAGAAGTGGAACTTTATAATGGCTCACCGATTGGTGTAGAACTTCCTTCTTCAATGGTATTGGAAGTAGTTGAAACAGAACCTCAACTTAAAGGTGCCACTGCATCAAATCTAAATAAACCAGCTAAATTGGAGAATGGCGTAACAATTCAAGTTCCACCTTTTATAGCAATTGGTGAGCGCATTCGTGTCAATCCAAATGAATCAAGATATATTGAACGGGCGAAGTAA